The Raphanus sativus cultivar WK10039 chromosome 2, ASM80110v3, whole genome shotgun sequence genome includes a region encoding these proteins:
- the LOC108831421 gene encoding cysteine-rich receptor-like protein kinase 41, with translation MIGSCFSSQPRHFFFFFFFFFFFFFIPFLILAQQFIVDIDSSNWDIPPTSLCLSQQANFSHSQFFDNLKRLVSSIHSLRSNTYNFYNLSIGTNSDKDKVEAIGLCNRVVTRVECLNCISQAANNLTTIYCPGHREAHIRSTKCMFRYSDKPIFGKLAISPVMEILNPHNATANRTEFIRLQSELLNQLGLQAAGGGPKRKYAQGDGPAPGPPPYTKFFATTQCTPDLSHKDCNRCLHYGFKNATKGRIGIRWFCPSCSFQIESGLRFFLLDYPDGPDQSMKSGISKTKSIIATVGSVVGVVIIIICLYFLLTRDRRKEKQSLEGKDLKDNKMKDARLFQMDIDTIRLATNDFSPNNHLGEGGFGAVYKGILVSGEEVAVKRLSMKSGQGDNEFINEVSLVAKLQHRNLVALLGFCLDGEERLLIYEFFKNTSLEHYIFDSNRRMILEWETRKRIISGVARGLLYLHEDSRIKIIHRDLKASNVLLDDEMYPKIADFGMAKLFDTDQTNQIKFTSKVSGTYGYMAPEYAMNGQFSVKTDVYSFGVLLLEIITGKKHNWSPEEETSLFLLSYVWKCWREGKVLNVVDPTLIETKGLSDEIMKCIHIGLLCVQENAESRPTMAYIAVMLSASSFTLPRPSQPGFCPLDGESSSSRGNHTSSIPSFNSVSITQLVPR, from the exons ATGATAGGTTCTTGTTTTTCGTCTCAACCAcgacacttcttcttcttctttttcttcttcttcttcttcttctttatcccTTTTCTAATCTTAGCTCAACAATTCATTGTGGATATAGACAGTTCTAACTGGGATATTCCTCCGACGTCACTATGTCTATCCCAACAAGCCAACTTCTCACATTCCCAATTCTTCGACAACCTTAAACGTCTTGTCTCTTCAATCCACTCTCTCCGTTCCAACACCTACAACTTCTACAACCTCTCCATCGGAACAAACTCAGATAAAGATAAAGTCGAAGCCATCGGACTCTGCAACAGAGTAGTCACCCGAGTAGAGTGTCTCAATTGTATCTCCCAAGCTGCAAACAATCTAACCACAATATACTGTCCAGGTCATAGAGAAGCTCACATACGTTCCACAAAGTGTATGTTTCGTTATTCGGACAAACCCATTTTTGGGAAACTCGCAATCTCCCCTGTCATGGAGATTTTGAACCCACACAACGCTACTGCAAACAGAACCGAATTTATTAGATTGCAGAGCGAGTTACTTAACCAGCTCGGACTCCAAGCCGCAGGAGGTGGGCCTAAGAGGAAGTATGCTCAAGGAGATGGTCCTGCTCCTGGTCCTCCACCATACACCAAATTCTTCGCTACCACTCAGTGCACGCCCGATCTGTCTCACAAAGATTGCAACCGTTGTCTCCATTATGGTTTCAAGAACGCGACGAAGGGGAGAATTGGAATCAGGTGGTTTTGTCCGAGTTGTAGTTTTCAGATTGAGAGTGGCCTGAGATTCTTCCTTCTCGATTATCCTGATGGCCCTGATCAATCAATGAAATCAG GAATAAGCAAGACAAAAAGTATTATTGCCACAGTTGGCTCTGTTGTTGGTGTAGTCATAATTATAATATGTCTTTACTTCTTACTGACAAGGgatagaagaaaagaaaaacaaagtcTTGAAG GCAAAGATCTCAAAGACAATAAGATGAAAGATGCACGATTATTTCAAATGGACATTGATACCATAAGACTAGCAACTAATGACTTCTCTCCTAATAATCACCTTGGAGAAGGTGGCTTTGGTGCAGTTTATAAG GGTATTCTTGTTTCTGGGGAAGAGGTAGCTGTGAAAAGATTATCAATGAAATCAGGACAAGGAGACAATGAGTTCATAAACGAAGTCTCATTGGTCGCGAAACTTCAACATAGGAACCTTGTTGCGCTTTTAGGTTTCTGCTTAGATGGAGAAGAACGGCTTCTCATCTATGAGTTCTTCAAAAACACAAGCCTCGAGCATTACATATTTG ATTCTAATAGGAGGATGATCTTAGAGTGGGAAACACGTAAGAGAATAATCTCAGGTGTTGCTCGAGGTCTTCTTTACCTCCATGAAGATTCTCGTATCAAAATAATACATAGAGATCTTAAAGCAAGCAATGTTCTATTGGACGATGAAATGTATCCGAAAATCGCGGATTTTGGAATGGCAAAGTTGTTTGATACAGAtcaaacaaatcaaatcaagttTACAAGCAAAGTTTCAGGAACCTA CGGTTACATGGCTCCAGAGTATGCAATGAACGGACAGTTCTCGGTGAAAACCGATGTATATAGCTTCGGTGTACTCCTCCTTGAGATCATTACAGGAAAGAAACACAACTGGTCTCCAGAAGAAGAAACCTCACTATTCCTCCTTAGCTAT GTATGGAAATGCTGGAGAGAAGGGAAAGTGTTAAACGTTGTGGATCCAACTCTGATCGAAACAAAAGGTCTAAGTGATGAGATCATGAAATGCATTCACATTGGTCTGTTGTGTGTTCAGGAGAATGCAGAGAGTAGACCAACAATGGCTTACATTGCTGTAATGCTCAGTGCGAGCTCTTTCACGCTACCGAGACCCTCACAACCTGGTTTTTGCCCACTTGATggagaatcatcatcatcaagagGCAATCACACAAGTAGTATTCCGTCTTTCAATAGTGTTTCAATCACTCAGTTAGTTCCTCGTTAA